Proteins co-encoded in one Kribbella qitaiheensis genomic window:
- the rpsA gene encoding 30S ribosomal protein S1 gives MTASIEAPLDPAVRTTPQVAVNDIGSEEDFLAAIDLTIKYFNDGDIVEGTIVKVDRDEVLLDIGYKTEGVIPSRELSIKHDVDPNEVVNVGDHVEALVLQKEDKEGRLILSKKRAQYEKAWGTIEKIKEEDGVVTGTVIEVVKGGLILDIGLRGFLPASLVEMRRVRDLQPYVGQEIEAKIIELDKNRNNVVLSRRAWLEQTQSEVRMNFLTQLQKGQIRKGVVSSIVNFGAFVDLGGVDGLVHVSELSWKHIDHPTEVVEVGQEVTVEVLDVDMERERVSLSLKATQEDPWQQFARTHQMGQIVPGKVTKLVPFGAFVRVEEGIEGLVHISELAERHVEIPEQVVQVNDDVMVKIIDIDLERRRISLSLKQANEGVDPVSDDFDPTLYGMAATYDKEGNYIYPDGFDPETGEWLEGFDKQREEWERQYAEAHTRWEAHKKQIEDAKTADVEAGEASTYSSTAEPKDDAPVEGALASDEALQALREKLTGQG, from the coding sequence ATGACGGCCAGCATCGAGGCACCTCTCGACCCCGCAGTACGCACCACCCCGCAGGTAGCGGTCAATGACATCGGGTCGGAGGAAGACTTCCTCGCGGCGATCGATCTGACCATCAAGTACTTCAACGACGGCGACATCGTTGAAGGGACCATCGTCAAGGTCGACCGGGACGAGGTTCTCCTCGACATCGGTTACAAGACCGAAGGCGTCATCCCCTCGCGCGAGCTGTCGATCAAGCACGACGTCGACCCCAACGAGGTCGTCAACGTGGGCGACCACGTCGAGGCGCTTGTTCTCCAGAAGGAGGACAAAGAAGGCCGTCTGATCCTGTCCAAGAAGCGCGCTCAGTACGAGAAGGCGTGGGGCACGATCGAGAAGATCAAGGAAGAGGACGGCGTCGTCACCGGCACCGTCATCGAGGTCGTCAAGGGTGGACTCATCCTGGACATCGGCCTCCGTGGCTTCCTGCCTGCCTCGCTGGTCGAGATGCGCCGGGTCCGCGACCTCCAGCCGTACGTCGGCCAGGAGATCGAGGCCAAGATCATCGAGCTCGACAAGAACCGCAACAACGTGGTTCTGTCGCGTCGCGCGTGGCTGGAGCAGACGCAGTCCGAGGTGCGGATGAACTTCCTCACCCAGCTGCAGAAGGGCCAGATCCGCAAGGGTGTCGTCTCCTCGATCGTCAACTTCGGTGCGTTCGTGGACCTCGGCGGCGTCGACGGTCTGGTGCACGTCTCGGAGCTGTCCTGGAAGCACATCGACCACCCGACCGAGGTGGTCGAGGTCGGCCAGGAGGTCACCGTCGAGGTGCTGGACGTCGACATGGAGCGCGAGCGCGTCTCGCTGTCCCTGAAGGCGACCCAGGAAGACCCGTGGCAGCAGTTCGCCCGGACCCACCAGATGGGCCAGATCGTGCCCGGCAAGGTCACCAAGCTGGTTCCGTTCGGTGCGTTCGTCCGCGTGGAGGAGGGCATCGAGGGTCTGGTGCACATCTCCGAGCTCGCCGAGCGTCACGTCGAGATCCCGGAGCAGGTTGTCCAGGTCAACGACGACGTGATGGTCAAGATCATCGACATCGATCTCGAGCGTCGCCGGATCTCGCTGTCCCTGAAGCAGGCCAACGAGGGTGTTGACCCCGTGTCGGACGACTTCGACCCCACGCTTTACGGCATGGCGGCGACGTACGACAAGGAAGGCAACTACATCTACCCGGACGGGTTCGACCCCGAGACGGGCGAGTGGCTCGAGGGCTTCGACAAGCAGCGCGAGGAGTGGGAGCGGCAGTACGCCGAGGCCCACACGCGCTGGGAAGCCCACAAGAAGCAGATCGAGGACGCCAAGACGGCGGACGTCGAAGCCGGCGAGGCCTCGACCTACTCCTCGACCGCCGAGCCGAAGGACGACGCTCCCGTCGAGGGCGCGCTGGCTTCCGACGAGGCACTGCAGGCGCTTCGCGAGAAGCTGACCGGCCAGGGCTGA
- a CDS encoding SRPBCC family protein, whose product MSDILHRIATETASPDGVYQALTTIDGLAGWWTTDTTGKADVGGVIDFQFVPGGFSMKVLELQPGELVRWEVVEGPEEWVGTKVNWTLKQSGDYTVVLFEHLGWKEPVEFMYHCSTKWASYLLSLKSLVETGAGFPSPKDVQISDWH is encoded by the coding sequence ATGTCAGACATCCTGCACCGCATCGCCACCGAAACCGCCTCCCCGGACGGCGTCTACCAAGCTCTGACCACGATCGACGGTCTCGCGGGCTGGTGGACGACCGACACCACCGGCAAGGCCGACGTCGGCGGCGTGATCGACTTCCAGTTCGTGCCCGGCGGCTTCAGCATGAAGGTCCTCGAACTCCAGCCTGGCGAACTGGTGCGCTGGGAGGTCGTCGAGGGGCCCGAGGAGTGGGTCGGCACGAAGGTCAACTGGACCCTCAAGCAGAGCGGCGACTACACGGTCGTCCTCTTCGAACACCTCGGCTGGAAAGAGCCGGTGGAGTTCATGTACCACTGCAGCACCAAGTGGGCGTCCTACCTGCTGAGCCTGAAGTCCCTGGTCGAAACCGGCGCCGGCTTCCCCTCCCCCAAGGACGTTCAGATCAGCGACTGGCACTGA
- a CDS encoding isochorismatase family protein, with amino-acid sequence MTTLEDRPNSALLVIDVQNGVVGEAYERDKVVGNISALVDKARADGVEVVWIQHSSDELTQGSENWEYVPELVRREPEPLVHKTYADSFEETDLESVLAERGIGRLFVSGAQTDECIRSTLHGAIVRGYDATLVGDAHTTEDLTEYGAPTPDKVIAHTNLYWQYHRAPGRTAGTVNTADINFTTRPNA; translated from the coding sequence GTGACGACGCTCGAGGATCGGCCGAATTCGGCTCTGCTTGTGATCGACGTGCAGAACGGCGTGGTGGGGGAGGCGTACGAGCGGGACAAGGTGGTCGGCAACATCAGTGCGCTGGTCGACAAGGCTCGGGCCGACGGGGTCGAGGTGGTCTGGATCCAGCACAGCAGCGACGAGCTGACCCAGGGCAGCGAGAACTGGGAGTACGTGCCTGAGCTGGTACGACGTGAGCCGGAGCCGCTGGTGCACAAGACCTACGCGGACTCGTTCGAAGAGACCGACCTCGAGTCGGTGCTCGCGGAGCGCGGCATCGGCCGGCTGTTCGTGTCCGGTGCGCAGACCGACGAGTGCATCCGCTCGACGCTGCACGGAGCGATCGTCCGCGGCTACGACGCGACGCTGGTCGGCGACGCGCACACCACCGAGGACCTGACCGAGTACGGCGCACCGACGCCCGACAAGGTGATCGCCCACACCAACCTGTACTGGCAATACCACCGCGCCCCCGGCCGGACAGCAGGCACGGTCAACACCGCCGACATCAACTTCACCACCAGGCCCAACGCCTGA
- a CDS encoding DUF664 domain-containing protein, producing MTTNEYPWEPPTAGTEVEHLIGALERQRTTFRWKADGLDAAALQTRIGVSSLTLGGLLKHLAVQEDYMFTTKLSGKPIGPPWDATAWNEDDDWEFTSAADDTPEELYALYDGAVDRARASVAEALANGGLDQPAHISWPDGRHASLRRLIFDKLEEYGRHTGHADLLREAVDGRTGEDPPANWHAESGSYTLPH from the coding sequence ATGACCACTAACGAATACCCGTGGGAACCGCCGACTGCCGGGACCGAGGTCGAGCACCTGATCGGAGCGCTGGAACGGCAGCGCACGACCTTCCGCTGGAAGGCCGACGGCCTCGACGCGGCTGCGTTGCAGACCCGGATCGGCGTCTCCTCGCTGACGCTCGGCGGGCTGCTCAAGCACCTCGCCGTACAAGAGGACTACATGTTCACGACCAAGCTGAGCGGGAAGCCGATCGGTCCGCCCTGGGACGCCACCGCGTGGAACGAGGACGACGACTGGGAGTTCACCTCGGCTGCCGACGACACCCCGGAAGAGCTCTACGCGCTCTATGACGGTGCCGTCGACCGTGCCCGCGCGTCGGTAGCCGAGGCCTTGGCGAACGGCGGTCTCGACCAACCGGCCCACATCTCCTGGCCGGACGGCCGGCACGCCAGCCTGCGCCGCCTCATCTTCGACAAACTAGAGGAATACGGCCGCCACACCGGCCACGCCGACCTCCTCCGCGAAGCCGTCGACGGCCGCACCGGCGAAGACCCACCCGCCAACTGGCACGCGGAATCAGGCAGCTACACCCTCCCCCACTAG
- a CDS encoding phosphotransferase family protein produces MDGFEAIAASAVPLTGGYGGETYAVSAAGEDAVLRLYVRHPERAAVDVSLMRLVRGLLPVPRVLDAKPEVSEEGPPYVLTERLPGVNLEKYLETAGEAQRQRVGEQLGELLVRLSGMPFLVFGEFTGQELTISPFGAGGLTEWFGQYVEDLGLTRDQVDAMRAVMDSAEDLAATGVDRVCLVHSDFNPKNLLVDPATAEITGLIDWEFAHAGSPYTDLGNLLRFCDDPVLGGAVLSVVRAAGPELGDQLVERGRAADLWALIDLASRPAANPVAAAAHALITRIADTGDLAGGRIRWDVVH; encoded by the coding sequence GTGGATGGATTTGAGGCGATTGCTGCCAGCGCTGTGCCGTTGACGGGTGGATACGGCGGTGAGACGTACGCCGTGAGCGCCGCCGGGGAAGATGCCGTACTGCGGTTGTACGTGCGCCATCCCGAGCGGGCCGCCGTGGATGTCTCGTTGATGAGACTCGTCCGTGGACTGCTGCCGGTGCCGCGGGTGCTCGACGCGAAGCCGGAGGTGTCGGAGGAGGGGCCTCCTTATGTACTGACCGAGCGGCTGCCCGGGGTGAACCTGGAGAAGTATCTGGAGACCGCGGGAGAGGCGCAGCGGCAGCGGGTGGGGGAGCAGCTCGGGGAGCTGCTGGTGCGGCTGAGCGGGATGCCGTTCCTGGTGTTCGGGGAGTTCACCGGGCAGGAGCTGACGATCTCGCCGTTCGGCGCGGGCGGGCTGACCGAGTGGTTCGGGCAGTACGTCGAAGATCTGGGACTGACCCGCGACCAGGTCGATGCGATGCGCGCCGTCATGGACAGCGCGGAGGATCTTGCCGCGACCGGGGTGGACCGGGTCTGTCTCGTGCACAGCGACTTCAATCCGAAGAATCTGCTGGTCGACCCGGCCACGGCCGAGATCACCGGGCTGATCGACTGGGAGTTCGCGCACGCGGGCTCGCCGTACACGGATCTGGGGAACCTGCTGCGGTTCTGCGACGATCCGGTGCTCGGCGGGGCGGTGCTGAGCGTCGTACGGGCTGCTGGTCCGGAGCTCGGCGACCAGTTGGTGGAGCGTGGCCGGGCGGCCGATCTGTGGGCGCTGATCGACCTGGCGAGCCGGCCGGCGGCCAATCCGGTGGCGGCCGCGGCGCACGCCCTGATCACCCGGATCGCCGACACGGGCGACCTCGCGGGCGGCCGGATTCGCTGGGACGTCGTACATTGA